The Arachis duranensis cultivar V14167 chromosome 2, aradu.V14167.gnm2.J7QH, whole genome shotgun sequence genome has a window encoding:
- the LOC107475162 gene encoding uncharacterized protein LOC107475162 isoform X1 yields MEIALFSPSSLFSEEDDHTATREEAISETQETYVERKHQFPGMELVVREFSFHQLNANLLWPGTFAFAEWLVQNRSCIEGRHAIELGSGTGALAIFLRKMYNLDITTSDYADQEIEDNIAHNCRSNEIPVIPHIKHTWGEKFPNTDPDWDLIIASDILLYVKQYANLIQTISFLLKCYKPRDRKVVPPPGNDAGCIVLPWPAFLMSWRRRIGKEDEQLFFNGCEKAGLDVQHLGSRVYCIKPIGNDG; encoded by the exons ATGGAAATTGCTCTCTTCTCTCCATCGTCACTCTTCTCCGAAGAAGATGATCACACTGCTACTC GGGAGGAAGCAATATCAGAGACTCAGGAAACCTACGTTGAGAGGAAGCACCAGTTTCCTGGAATG GAGTTGGTTGTCCGAGAATTTTCCTTTCATCAACTGAATGCAAATTTACTCTGGCCAGGGACATTTGCATTTGCAGAATGGCTAGTTCAGAACAGATCATGCATTGAAGGACGTCATGCCATCGAGTTGGGAAG TGGCACAGGTGCTTTGGCTATATTTCTCCGAAAAATGTATAATCTTGATATTACGACTTCAGACTATGCTGATCAAGAAATAGAGGATAACATAGCTCACAATTGCAGGTCAAATGAAATACCTGTCATTCCACACATAAAGC ATACTTGGGGAGAAAAGTTTCCAAATACTGATCCTGACTGGGATCTGATCATTGCTAGTGATATCTTATTGT ATGTTAAACAGTATGCAAATTTGATACAAACCATTTCATTTCTTCTCAAGTGTTACAAGCCAAGGGATAGGAAAGTGGTTCCTCCACCAGGGAATGATG CAGGTTGTATAGTGTTACCATGGCCAGCCTTTTTAATGAGCTGGAGACGTCGAATCGGGAAGGAAGACGAACAGCTTTTCTTCAATGGTTGCGAGAAGGCAGGTTTGGATGTGCAGCATCTCGGATCCCGTGTATATTGCATCAAGCCTATAGGTAATGATggatga
- the LOC107475162 gene encoding uncharacterized protein LOC107475162 isoform X2, giving the protein MEIALFSPSSLFSEEDDHTATREEAISETQETYVERKHQFPGMELVVREFSFHQLNANLLWPGTFAFAEWLVQNRSCIEGRHAIELGSGTGALAIFLRKMYNLDITTSDYADQEIEDNIAHNCRSNEIPVIPHIKHTWGEKFPNTDPDWDLIIASDILLYVKQYANLIQTISFLLKCYKPRDRKVVPPPGNDGCIVLPWPAFLMSWRRRIGKEDEQLFFNGCEKAGLDVQHLGSRVYCIKPIGNDG; this is encoded by the exons ATGGAAATTGCTCTCTTCTCTCCATCGTCACTCTTCTCCGAAGAAGATGATCACACTGCTACTC GGGAGGAAGCAATATCAGAGACTCAGGAAACCTACGTTGAGAGGAAGCACCAGTTTCCTGGAATG GAGTTGGTTGTCCGAGAATTTTCCTTTCATCAACTGAATGCAAATTTACTCTGGCCAGGGACATTTGCATTTGCAGAATGGCTAGTTCAGAACAGATCATGCATTGAAGGACGTCATGCCATCGAGTTGGGAAG TGGCACAGGTGCTTTGGCTATATTTCTCCGAAAAATGTATAATCTTGATATTACGACTTCAGACTATGCTGATCAAGAAATAGAGGATAACATAGCTCACAATTGCAGGTCAAATGAAATACCTGTCATTCCACACATAAAGC ATACTTGGGGAGAAAAGTTTCCAAATACTGATCCTGACTGGGATCTGATCATTGCTAGTGATATCTTATTGT ATGTTAAACAGTATGCAAATTTGATACAAACCATTTCATTTCTTCTCAAGTGTTACAAGCCAAGGGATAGGAAAGTGGTTCCTCCACCAGGGAATGATG GTTGTATAGTGTTACCATGGCCAGCCTTTTTAATGAGCTGGAGACGTCGAATCGGGAAGGAAGACGAACAGCTTTTCTTCAATGGTTGCGAGAAGGCAGGTTTGGATGTGCAGCATCTCGGATCCCGTGTATATTGCATCAAGCCTATAGGTAATGATggatga
- the LOC107475162 gene encoding uncharacterized protein LOC107475162 isoform X3 has product MEIALFSPSSLFSEEDDHTATREEAISETQETYVERKHQFPGMELVVREFSFHQLNANLLWPGTFAFAEWLVQNRSCIEGRHAIELGRSNEIPVIPHIKHTWGEKFPNTDPDWDLIIASDILLYVKQYANLIQTISFLLKCYKPRDRKVVPPPGNDAGCIVLPWPAFLMSWRRRIGKEDEQLFFNGCEKAGLDVQHLGSRVYCIKPIGNDG; this is encoded by the exons ATGGAAATTGCTCTCTTCTCTCCATCGTCACTCTTCTCCGAAGAAGATGATCACACTGCTACTC GGGAGGAAGCAATATCAGAGACTCAGGAAACCTACGTTGAGAGGAAGCACCAGTTTCCTGGAATG GAGTTGGTTGTCCGAGAATTTTCCTTTCATCAACTGAATGCAAATTTACTCTGGCCAGGGACATTTGCATTTGCAGAATGGCTAGTTCAGAACAGATCATGCATTGAAGGACGTCATGCCATCGAGTTGGGAAG GTCAAATGAAATACCTGTCATTCCACACATAAAGC ATACTTGGGGAGAAAAGTTTCCAAATACTGATCCTGACTGGGATCTGATCATTGCTAGTGATATCTTATTGT ATGTTAAACAGTATGCAAATTTGATACAAACCATTTCATTTCTTCTCAAGTGTTACAAGCCAAGGGATAGGAAAGTGGTTCCTCCACCAGGGAATGATG CAGGTTGTATAGTGTTACCATGGCCAGCCTTTTTAATGAGCTGGAGACGTCGAATCGGGAAGGAAGACGAACAGCTTTTCTTCAATGGTTGCGAGAAGGCAGGTTTGGATGTGCAGCATCTCGGATCCCGTGTATATTGCATCAAGCCTATAGGTAATGATggatga